From Draconibacterium halophilum, one genomic window encodes:
- a CDS encoding ligand-binding sensor domain-containing protein yields MKRLCCFLIFNFALLSAFSQQYNFSTYSINEGLSQSVVNCLFQDSKGFIWIGTQNGLNRFDGENFKVFRFQPDDSTSISNNWIYAISEDRAGDLWIGTKGGLNKYLITEDRFVRVRYQTNYSPDVTTHSYDNLLLNDGRIVINTPPLVSVFNFDTNTFSHFRSEAPFNPAVQDVKQPVLEDRSGIIWTGCTTGINAFSFRNEDFMCYPFLSVAGDSLKSVNVTALFQDKEHRIWAGTRIGLYCLNPKQKSFEEQEFKLKDGGVFSFTTCIRSIVEPQSGELIVGTEGNGIFVLSEDSAGRYVIQNFTSENSQLAHNIVQSLLIDRSENLWVGTLSGMSKTDLKRDKFQLYRSGNSPSSVDLLGNVIAGILKNDDGKLWIGNWGQGLNIVDPETNEVEHFSSQQTGKNYLPNDFVHVIFKDADRNIWLGTRDGIFIWNAVNNSFNDWRQFFDRPNWPAFENTRIYHIIQDRHQLIWIGTSNGLFRVNGRTGHVERFNQQLEGSRQVSSNLIYSLLEDSDGLIWIATIGGLDVYNTTTNELKEYKKTDSGLSSDFVISLCEDSLRRIWIGTNAAINIFDKNTQEFSYFSEKDGLPSNYIYEIIKDKNNDLWLATGNGLCRFLVKENELQTYTSDDGLQSSEFNLRAAYCASDGELLFGGMNGFNTFYPDSLKGNPHIPNIVFTAFNSISGAQQKEVNIAGTSKVVLRHNVQSFTIEFAALEFTNPQKNNYAYKMQGVSNEWIEVGNRKFVPFFALPSGDYTFFVKGSNNDGRWNNDGIQLQIVVLPPWWRSIYAYLAYFVIIVFAVWGFIKLREHRLRLENIRLEKKVLERTIQIDKQNRIITAKNDELNELNRTKDKFFSIIGHDLRNHFNIIVGFSENLLLDFKSMDQLRLQHHISNIYKSSVLADDLLGNLLTWARLQRNAIVFQPEMIKIPEKIRALLRFHEEAALKKNILIEVFAREEIEAWVDVNMFSAIIRNLLANAIKFTHKDGEITVHITRENGWCVIKVKDYGIGISKENLDKIFTIENNVSSRGTGGEKGTGLGLVICKEFIERHGGQISVSSEVGKGSEFIFTLPLNGTTK; encoded by the coding sequence TTTCAACCCGATGATTCAACGTCCATTTCAAATAACTGGATTTATGCCATTTCGGAAGACCGTGCGGGCGACCTTTGGATTGGAACCAAAGGAGGGCTTAACAAATACCTGATAACTGAAGATCGGTTTGTACGCGTGCGATACCAAACAAACTATTCGCCTGATGTTACAACTCACAGTTACGATAACCTGCTTTTAAACGACGGTCGAATAGTAATAAATACACCACCGTTAGTTTCTGTCTTCAATTTCGATACAAATACATTTTCGCATTTTCGCAGCGAGGCTCCATTCAATCCGGCTGTCCAAGATGTTAAGCAGCCCGTTTTGGAAGATCGGTCAGGTATAATATGGACAGGTTGTACAACCGGAATTAATGCATTCTCGTTCAGGAACGAAGATTTCATGTGTTACCCTTTTCTTTCTGTTGCTGGCGATTCATTAAAATCGGTCAACGTAACGGCATTGTTTCAGGATAAAGAACACCGCATCTGGGCTGGTACCAGAATTGGATTGTATTGTTTAAATCCGAAGCAAAAAAGTTTTGAGGAACAGGAATTCAAACTGAAAGATGGAGGTGTTTTTTCTTTTACTACCTGCATAAGAAGCATTGTTGAACCCCAATCGGGAGAATTGATAGTTGGAACGGAAGGGAATGGAATTTTTGTACTTTCCGAAGATTCGGCTGGCAGGTATGTAATTCAGAATTTTACCTCGGAGAACAGCCAGCTGGCGCATAATATAGTACAGAGTTTGTTAATCGACCGGTCGGAAAACCTGTGGGTGGGCACCTTGTCGGGGATGAGTAAAACCGACCTTAAACGAGACAAGTTTCAGCTTTATCGAAGTGGTAATTCACCATCGTCGGTAGATTTGTTGGGGAATGTTATTGCCGGAATATTAAAAAATGACGATGGTAAACTGTGGATTGGGAACTGGGGGCAAGGACTAAATATTGTGGATCCGGAAACCAATGAAGTGGAACATTTTTCTTCGCAACAAACGGGTAAAAATTATCTGCCTAACGATTTTGTTCATGTTATTTTTAAAGATGCTGACCGGAATATCTGGTTAGGTACGCGGGACGGCATTTTTATCTGGAATGCGGTAAATAATAGTTTCAACGATTGGCGGCAATTCTTTGACCGGCCTAACTGGCCAGCGTTTGAAAATACGCGGATCTATCATATTATTCAGGATCGGCACCAATTAATTTGGATCGGCACATCAAACGGACTTTTTAGGGTAAATGGTAGAACAGGCCATGTTGAGCGGTTTAATCAACAGTTGGAAGGAAGCCGGCAAGTTAGTTCTAACCTCATTTATAGTTTGCTTGAAGATTCGGATGGATTGATTTGGATTGCCACAATAGGTGGGCTGGATGTGTATAATACAACAACGAACGAGCTAAAAGAATACAAAAAAACGGATAGTGGACTGAGCAGCGATTTTGTTATTTCGTTGTGTGAGGACAGCCTTCGGCGTATTTGGATCGGTACCAATGCAGCCATAAATATCTTTGATAAAAACACGCAGGAGTTCAGCTATTTTAGCGAAAAAGACGGATTACCCAGTAATTATATTTATGAAATTATTAAAGATAAAAACAATGATCTGTGGCTTGCCACTGGAAATGGATTATGCCGTTTTTTAGTAAAAGAAAATGAATTGCAAACTTATACTTCCGACGATGGCTTGCAGAGTTCCGAATTTAATTTGCGCGCTGCTTATTGTGCCAGTGACGGCGAATTATTATTTGGCGGGATGAATGGTTTTAACACCTTTTATCCCGACTCATTGAAAGGAAATCCGCATATACCCAATATTGTGTTTACCGCTTTTAACTCAATAAGTGGGGCACAACAAAAGGAGGTAAATATTGCAGGTACATCAAAGGTTGTATTGCGCCACAACGTGCAGTCGTTTACCATTGAGTTTGCTGCACTTGAGTTTACTAATCCGCAAAAAAACAATTACGCTTATAAAATGCAAGGTGTTTCCAACGAGTGGATCGAAGTTGGTAACCGGAAATTTGTGCCCTTTTTTGCGCTACCTTCCGGCGATTATACGTTTTTTGTAAAAGGATCGAATAACGATGGTCGTTGGAATAATGATGGAATACAGTTGCAAATTGTAGTTCTTCCTCCGTGGTGGCGAAGTATTTACGCTTACCTGGCTTACTTTGTTATTATTGTGTTTGCTGTTTGGGGATTTATAAAACTACGCGAACACCGGCTGCGACTGGAAAATATTCGCCTGGAGAAAAAAGTGTTGGAGCGTACCATTCAGATTGATAAACAGAACCGTATAATTACCGCTAAAAATGATGAGTTAAATGAGCTAAACCGGACAAAGGATAAATTCTTCTCCATCATCGGGCACGATTTGCGCAATCATTTTAACATTATAGTAGGCTTCTCAGAAAACTTGCTTTTGGATTTTAAATCAATGGATCAACTTCGCTTACAGCACCACATTTCAAATATTTACAAATCATCGGTACTGGCCGACGACCTTTTGGGGAATCTGCTTACCTGGGCACGTTTGCAGCGTAATGCCATTGTTTTTCAGCCTGAAATGATAAAAATTCCGGAGAAAATAAGAGCATTGCTGCGTTTCCACGAAGAGGCGGCATTAAAGAAAAATATCCTGATTGAGGTGTTTGCCAGAGAAGAGATTGAAGCCTGGGTAGATGTAAATATGTTCTCAGCAATCATCCGAAATTTACTCGCCAATGCCATTAAATTTACACACAAAGATGGGGAGATAACAGTACATATAACACGCGAAAATGGTTGGTGTGTAATAAAAGTTAAAGACTATGGAATCGGGATTTCAAAAGAAAATCTTGACAAAATATTCACGATCGAAAATAATGTCAGCAGTCGTGGTACCGGAGGCGAAAAAGGTACCGGGCTGGGATTGGTAATTTGTAAAGAATTTATTGAGAGACACGGAGGTCAGATAAGCGTTAGCAGTGAAGTTGGGAAAGGCAGTGAATTTATTTTTACTTTGCCTCTAAATGGAACAACTAAATAA
- a CDS encoding L,D-transpeptidase family protein: protein MEQLNKIIIFFLVLFLLFSCKSTVEKQQETGQEILDRIATTNLSGIKQVLLVYNIRANDHQAFLLAYEKTEQGWQAVFDVIPAGIGENGFAPINQKIEGDSKSPTGIFALGKLFTYLDSVDTKMPFQKTTIEDKWIDDPESENYNRYVQGETDAQSYENLLLKSDAYKYCMVIEYNTNPVVKGKGSAIFFHLNKTGNESTAGCVAVSEENMQRVLKWLDPKSNPHIIMGNKDELLSGISR from the coding sequence ATGGAACAACTAAATAAAATAATAATCTTTTTTTTGGTGTTATTTCTGCTATTTTCCTGTAAATCGACGGTAGAAAAGCAGCAGGAAACGGGGCAGGAAATACTGGATAGAATTGCTACAACGAATTTGTCGGGCATAAAACAGGTGCTGTTAGTTTATAACATCAGGGCAAACGATCATCAGGCATTTCTGTTAGCTTACGAAAAAACAGAGCAAGGCTGGCAAGCTGTTTTTGATGTTATTCCGGCAGGAATTGGCGAAAATGGTTTTGCGCCAATTAACCAGAAAATTGAAGGCGACAGCAAATCACCAACTGGCATTTTTGCACTTGGGAAATTATTTACTTACCTCGATAGTGTCGATACAAAAATGCCTTTTCAGAAAACTACGATTGAGGACAAATGGATTGACGACCCGGAGTCGGAAAACTACAATCGTTATGTGCAGGGCGAAACCGATGCCCAATCCTACGAAAATCTGCTGCTAAAAAGCGATGCCTACAAATATTGTATGGTAATTGAATACAACACAAATCCGGTTGTAAAAGGAAAAGGAAGTGCCATTTTTTTTCATCTGAATAAAACCGGCAACGAGTCAACAGCAGGGTGTGTGGCCGTAAGCGAAGAGAATATGCAAAGGGTGCTAAAATGGCTCGATCCCAAAAGCAATCCACACATTATTATGGGAAATAAGGATGAATTGCTTTCAGGAATAAGCCGTTAA
- a CDS encoding transaldolase family protein: MIYLADTADIQALKHLYEFFPLTGVTTNPTILKQSGLKLSEAVQNIIEIVGKGSIHVQVMSDKAEDMVNEAKTYKNYFNLGDNFYAKIPVSIEGYKAMRMLKDAGINVTATAIFTQQQALVASRAGADFVAPYVSRLDNISSHGIEVVGDIVKNTKEFNLDTKVLAASFKTVDQIHRVSMAGAQSATISPELLFQLIKHPMTDISIAQFEKDGEGLYNIF; the protein is encoded by the coding sequence ATGATTTATCTGGCAGACACCGCAGACATTCAGGCATTAAAACATCTGTACGAGTTTTTCCCATTAACCGGCGTAACAACAAATCCTACTATTTTAAAACAATCGGGATTAAAACTCTCAGAAGCCGTTCAGAATATTATTGAAATAGTTGGCAAAGGCAGCATTCACGTTCAGGTGATGAGTGACAAAGCCGAGGATATGGTAAATGAGGCCAAAACCTACAAAAATTACTTTAACCTGGGCGATAATTTTTACGCCAAAATTCCGGTATCCATCGAAGGTTACAAAGCCATGCGTATGCTAAAGGATGCGGGAATAAATGTTACCGCAACAGCCATTTTTACGCAACAACAGGCATTGGTGGCCTCACGTGCCGGAGCCGATTTTGTGGCACCGTACGTTAGCCGTTTAGACAACATTTCGTCGCATGGAATTGAGGTAGTTGGTGACATTGTAAAAAACACAAAAGAATTTAATCTGGATACAAAAGTACTGGCAGCCAGTTTCAAAACAGTCGACCAAATTCACCGCGTTAGCATGGCCGGAGCACAGTCGGCGACCATTAGTCCCGAACTGCTTTTTCAACTGATAAAGCACCCAATGACCGACATTAGCATTGCGCAGTTTGAAAAAGACGGCGAAGGATTATACAATATCTTTTAA
- a CDS encoding M23 family metallopeptidase has product MFRRRGVIFCLLFLAVFLAFGQHRVVDNLVVPDVVKPLDVEGFRTTLDSFPESAKQGYLEQFILPGSDGYIISRFGPRSGRMHYGTDIKMYKGDTVMATQSGVIARANWGYGFGRLVVVQHRNNIQTYYAHLTKFLKNKGDKVEKGEPIGLAGSTGRARGPHLHFEMRENGQPFDPELVFDFKEEKIRDDAFDMESLMALHKKLKPKGYSTNVAIPEYYKVRSGDSLWVISRKFKTSINELCRLNNISENFVLQIGQALRMY; this is encoded by the coding sequence ATGTTTAGGAGAAGAGGGGTAATTTTTTGTTTGCTGTTTTTGGCAGTTTTTTTGGCCTTCGGGCAACATAGAGTGGTTGATAATTTGGTTGTGCCGGATGTGGTAAAACCATTAGATGTAGAGGGCTTCAGAACAACTCTGGATAGTTTTCCCGAGTCGGCAAAACAAGGCTATCTGGAGCAGTTTATCCTTCCCGGTAGCGATGGTTATATTATCAGTCGTTTCGGACCGCGCTCCGGTCGTATGCACTACGGCACCGATATTAAAATGTATAAAGGCGATACGGTAATGGCCACACAAAGTGGAGTGATAGCCCGTGCAAACTGGGGCTATGGATTTGGCCGGTTGGTGGTTGTGCAGCATCGAAATAATATTCAAACGTATTACGCTCACCTCACCAAATTCCTGAAGAATAAAGGCGATAAGGTGGAAAAGGGAGAACCGATAGGTTTAGCCGGAAGTACAGGGCGTGCCCGTGGTCCACATTTGCATTTTGAGATGCGTGAAAACGGACAGCCTTTTGATCCCGAGCTGGTGTTTGATTTTAAAGAAGAAAAAATACGCGACGATGCTTTTGATATGGAGAGTTTAATGGCTTTGCATAAGAAGCTAAAACCAAAAGGCTACTCCACAAATGTTGCTATTCCGGAATATTACAAAGTGCGCTCGGGCGATTCGCTTTGGGTGATCTCCAGAAAGTTTAAAACCTCGATAAATGAGTTGTGCCGCCTGAACAATATTTCGGAAAACTTCGTATTGCAAATTGGGCAAGCGCTGCGTATGTATTAA
- a CDS encoding alpha/beta hydrolase, with product MTDIAEFPQAINAAGVHATFANERYGDHERNTFDIWLADTDKPTPLVIYIHGGGFIGGDKSRYYDSEDWVRLLNAGISVASINYRYMSEPPYGILGSMNDSKRCLQYIRANAEKYNLDKNRIACSGGSAGAGTSLWLAFSADMTDAESNDPVLRESTKIKCAAAFSTQSTYDILRWPDLLGIPPYKTPEELLSVARVFGFKSAEGVDLFAQNEIRKELDFLAKMTKDAVPFFVFNHYEGGVPTNEDELNHHPLHAKALKDRANEVGAEAIVYAPAIGISDPSGKDVVEFFIEKLR from the coding sequence ATGACTGATATAGCAGAATTTCCACAGGCCATAAACGCTGCCGGTGTGCATGCAACTTTTGCAAACGAACGCTACGGCGATCATGAACGAAATACTTTTGATATTTGGTTAGCGGATACGGATAAACCTACTCCGCTTGTAATTTATATCCATGGAGGCGGTTTTATTGGTGGCGATAAAAGCCGCTATTACGATTCCGAAGATTGGGTGCGTTTACTCAATGCCGGGATCTCGGTTGCCAGTATCAATTACCGTTACATGAGCGAGCCTCCATACGGAATTTTAGGAAGTATGAACGACTCAAAACGGTGCTTGCAGTATATCAGAGCCAACGCCGAAAAATATAATCTCGATAAGAATCGAATTGCTTGTAGTGGCGGATCTGCCGGAGCAGGAACTTCTTTGTGGCTGGCTTTTTCAGCTGATATGACCGACGCAGAAAGTAATGATCCTGTTTTAAGGGAATCGACAAAAATTAAGTGTGCGGCAGCTTTTTCCACACAGTCGACTTACGATATTTTACGCTGGCCCGATTTACTGGGAATACCTCCCTACAAGACCCCCGAAGAGTTGTTGTCAGTTGCCCGGGTTTTTGGTTTCAAGTCAGCAGAGGGAGTGGATTTGTTTGCGCAAAATGAAATTCGTAAGGAACTCGATTTCCTGGCGAAAATGACAAAAGATGCTGTGCCCTTTTTTGTGTTCAATCATTATGAAGGAGGCGTGCCAACCAACGAAGATGAATTGAATCATCATCCGCTGCATGCCAAAGCGCTTAAAGACCGTGCCAATGAAGTTGGAGCCGAAGCTATTGTTTATGCGCCGGCCATCGGTATTTCAGATCCCTCGGGGAAAGATGTTGTTGAATTCTTTATCGAAAAGTTACGGTAA
- a CDS encoding aspartate kinase: MKVLKFGGTSVGSPENMRAVMDLVTDGEQKIVVLSAMSGTTNALVEISNYLKKKNKDTARIIIGKLENNYKKVVAELFTSEENKKKGLQLINDVFQTIKSFTSGTFGSVGENTILAQGEIISTNLVTMLMNENGHDTKLLPALDFMKIDEDKAADLNFIRNHIKPVMKEVGEAKYYITQGFICRDAEGEINNLQRGGSDYTASLIGAALDAEEIQIWTDIDGFHNNDPRFVDNTKKIDQLSYNEAAELAFFGAKILHPQTVLPARIQNTPVRLKNTMNPTDSGTLITAESDGQGIKAVAAKDNITAVKIRSGRMLNTYGFLANVFKIFEDFRTPIDMISTSEVAVSLSVDDTRNLDSIKEELDKFGSVVIDRDMTIVCIVGDIIQEEKGFASKVFNALDGIPIRMISYGGSRHNISILVPTQRKDQTLQALSDNLLNS, from the coding sequence ATGAAAGTTTTAAAATTCGGAGGAACATCGGTTGGCTCGCCCGAGAATATGCGGGCTGTTATGGATTTAGTAACTGATGGAGAGCAAAAGATTGTGGTTCTATCAGCTATGTCGGGAACAACCAATGCTTTGGTGGAAATTTCAAATTATCTTAAAAAGAAGAACAAGGATACTGCGCGTATTATTATTGGCAAATTGGAGAATAATTACAAAAAGGTAGTTGCCGAACTTTTTACTTCTGAAGAAAACAAGAAAAAGGGATTACAATTAATAAACGACGTTTTTCAAACCATAAAATCTTTTACATCGGGGACTTTTGGCAGTGTTGGCGAGAATACAATTCTGGCTCAGGGCGAGATTATTTCAACCAACCTGGTAACCATGCTAATGAATGAAAACGGGCATGATACAAAGTTGTTACCAGCGCTTGATTTTATGAAAATTGATGAGGACAAAGCTGCTGATCTGAATTTCATTCGCAACCATATAAAACCGGTGATGAAAGAGGTTGGTGAAGCTAAATATTATATCACTCAGGGATTTATTTGCAGAGATGCCGAAGGCGAAATTAACAACCTGCAACGTGGCGGTAGCGATTACACGGCATCGTTAATTGGTGCGGCACTTGATGCCGAAGAAATTCAAATTTGGACTGATATTGACGGTTTCCATAACAACGATCCGCGCTTTGTGGATAATACCAAAAAGATCGATCAGCTGTCGTATAACGAAGCGGCAGAGTTAGCCTTTTTTGGCGCAAAAATCCTTCATCCGCAAACTGTTCTTCCGGCGCGGATTCAGAATACTCCGGTTCGCCTGAAAAACACCATGAATCCTACGGATAGTGGCACATTAATTACGGCAGAATCGGATGGACAAGGAATAAAAGCAGTTGCCGCTAAAGATAATATTACTGCGGTGAAGATTCGGTCGGGAAGGATGTTAAATACTTACGGTTTTCTGGCAAATGTTTTTAAAATTTTTGAAGATTTCCGTACACCGATTGATATGATTTCAACATCGGAGGTAGCCGTTTCTTTGTCTGTCGACGATACCCGTAACCTTGATTCAATTAAAGAGGAGTTGGATAAATTTGGCAGTGTGGTGATCGACAGGGATATGACGATTGTTTGCATAGTTGGCGATATTATTCAGGAAGAAAAGGGGTTTGCATCGAAGGTTTTTAATGCGCTTGATGGCATTCCAATTCGTATGATTTCTTACGGCGGAAGTCGTCATAATATTTCGATACTGGTGCCTACACAACGAAAAGATCAAACGCTGCAGGCTTTAAGCGATAATTTACTAAATAGTTAG
- a CDS encoding MBL fold metallo-hydrolase yields MLEICAIASGSNGNCYYIGNENSAILVDAGISTKQILRRMSERGLDADKLRAVFITHEHSDHMRGARVLGKRLQIPVYMSAKTYDGSYKNLRPDYPRFFTCDETIAVDEFTVHPVKKYHDAAEPYSFRISYKNLNIGVFTDIGEACENVKAHVGKCNALFLESNYDEKMLWAGRYPQFLKERVASKVGHLSNNQAFELLNEHTNGELRCVFLSHISKDNNTHEKALKTMQTLTEKFEINIASRFEASEVYQLSSNNGHKKQIPNKSQNLKLRFPEF; encoded by the coding sequence ATGCTCGAAATTTGTGCCATCGCATCAGGAAGTAACGGAAACTGCTATTACATTGGCAACGAAAATTCGGCCATTTTGGTTGACGCCGGAATTTCTACCAAGCAGATTCTACGCCGGATGAGCGAACGTGGTTTGGATGCCGACAAACTGCGGGCAGTTTTTATTACCCATGAACACAGCGATCACATGCGCGGTGCGCGGGTTTTGGGAAAACGGCTTCAAATTCCTGTATACATGAGCGCAAAGACTTACGATGGTTCGTATAAAAATCTGCGCCCCGATTATCCACGTTTTTTTACCTGCGACGAAACAATTGCAGTCGACGAATTTACAGTTCATCCGGTAAAAAAATACCACGATGCTGCCGAGCCCTATTCATTCAGAATAAGTTACAAGAATCTGAATATTGGCGTTTTTACCGATATTGGCGAAGCATGTGAAAATGTAAAAGCACATGTTGGAAAATGTAATGCACTTTTTCTGGAATCGAACTACGACGAAAAAATGCTTTGGGCAGGCCGATATCCTCAATTCCTAAAAGAAAGAGTTGCCTCGAAAGTTGGACACCTCTCCAACAACCAGGCTTTTGAGCTGTTGAATGAACACACCAACGGCGAACTGAGATGTGTGTTCCTTAGTCACATCTCAAAAGATAACAACACACACGAAAAGGCTTTAAAAACGATGCAAACGCTTACAGAAAAGTTTGAGATAAATATTGCATCACGGTTTGAGGCATCGGAAGTTTACCAGCTCTCATCCAACAACGGCCATAAAAAACAAATCCCGAACAAGTCACAGAATTTAAAACTCCGGTTTCCCGAATTTTAA
- a CDS encoding isochorismatase family protein: MRITKQNTVGLVIDIQERLIAVMNEKETLLKNCTTLSQGLKELEIPMLVSQQYTKGLGETVTEIQAVFDEFSYFEKKDFSCFQVPEIVDQLKELKVKNIVICGIESHVCVLQTALDLKAAGLNPIVVMDCVSSRTAANVELAKERFRYEGIMMTSYESILFELTASAGDPSFRAISKLVK; encoded by the coding sequence ATGAGAATTACAAAACAAAATACGGTTGGATTAGTTATCGATATTCAGGAGCGCTTAATTGCTGTAATGAACGAAAAAGAGACCTTGCTGAAAAATTGCACCACTTTATCGCAAGGGTTAAAAGAACTGGAAATACCAATGCTGGTATCGCAACAATACACAAAAGGATTGGGCGAAACAGTAACAGAAATTCAGGCAGTTTTTGATGAATTCAGCTACTTTGAGAAGAAAGACTTTAGCTGTTTTCAGGTACCGGAAATAGTTGATCAATTAAAGGAGCTGAAAGTTAAAAACATCGTTATTTGCGGTATCGAGTCGCATGTTTGCGTGCTGCAAACTGCACTTGATCTGAAAGCTGCCGGATTAAACCCAATTGTAGTAATGGATTGTGTTTCATCGCGCACAGCTGCTAATGTTGAACTGGCAAAAGAGCGTTTCCGCTACGAAGGAATTATGATGACTTCGTACGAATCGATACTGTTTGAACTAACTGCATCGGCTGGCGACCCTTCGTTCCGCGCCATTTCAAAACTCGTGAAATAA
- a CDS encoding KpsF/GutQ family sugar-phosphate isomerase, which translates to MKEAIRQVIEHEAKAIQAIPVEDGMLEAIELIHRQVHQKNGKLVTSGMGKAGQIAANIATTFSSTGTPAIFLHPSESQHGDLGVLQQNDVLLVISNSGKTREIIELIELAENLYAGLPFIVISSNPEGVLAKNANAFIYTGNPQEVCPLGLSPTTSTTVMTVIGDALVVSMMKKIAFTNVDYAKRHHGGYLGSKSRLQAESDKNDC; encoded by the coding sequence ATGAAAGAAGCGATCAGACAAGTTATTGAACACGAAGCAAAAGCAATCCAGGCTATTCCCGTTGAAGATGGGATGCTTGAGGCTATTGAACTGATACACCGCCAGGTACACCAAAAGAATGGGAAACTGGTTACCAGCGGAATGGGCAAAGCCGGGCAAATTGCCGCAAATATTGCCACCACATTTAGCTCAACCGGAACGCCGGCTATTTTTCTTCACCCCAGCGAATCGCAACACGGCGATTTGGGAGTGCTGCAACAAAATGATGTTTTACTGGTTATTTCGAACTCAGGAAAAACCCGCGAAATTATAGAATTGATTGAGCTGGCAGAAAATTTATATGCAGGACTTCCGTTCATCGTAATTTCTAGCAATCCGGAAGGTGTGCTGGCAAAAAATGCCAACGCTTTTATATACACCGGCAACCCACAGGAAGTTTGTCCGTTGGGGCTTTCACCAACAACATCTACCACGGTAATGACTGTAATTGGTGATGCGCTGGTAGTATCGATGATGAAAAAAATTGCTTTTACTAACGTCGATTACGCCAAACGCCACCACGGTGGATATTTGGGTAGCAAATCGCGTTTGCAGGCCGAGAGTGATAAAAACGATTGTTAG
- the sucC gene encoding ADP-forming succinate--CoA ligase subunit beta, with protein sequence MKIHEYQARNLFRKYGIPVPEGVVCHTVDEVKQNVSDKDKLRVVKAQVHVGGRGKAGGVKLANTKAEAVEKAEQILGMDIKGICVEKVLVADAVDIEKEFYVGLINDRNTKSVTLMASAEGGVEIEEVAKVSPEKIIKMAIDPSMGLMPWQARKVALQLFGDPKEIRQCANILVKLYQLYIDTDSSLAEINPLVLTPDKQVLAIDGKMNFDDNALYRQNEILNMREADKEELKEIEANAKGLSYIKLDGNIGCMVNGAGLAMATMDMIKLYGGEPANFLDIGGSSNPQKVVDAMNILLSDQNVNSVMINIFGGITRCDDVARGLVTALDQIKTDVPIVIRLSGTNAKEGLEIIEQTGLPVVKTMREAAQKAIELSK encoded by the coding sequence ATGAAAATTCACGAATATCAAGCCCGAAATTTATTCAGGAAGTACGGGATTCCTGTACCGGAAGGCGTTGTTTGCCATACGGTTGATGAAGTAAAACAAAATGTGTCGGACAAAGACAAGCTACGTGTTGTAAAAGCACAGGTACATGTTGGGGGCCGCGGCAAAGCCGGCGGTGTAAAACTGGCAAATACAAAAGCTGAAGCCGTTGAAAAAGCCGAACAAATACTTGGCATGGACATTAAAGGAATATGCGTTGAAAAAGTATTGGTTGCCGATGCTGTCGACATTGAAAAGGAGTTTTACGTAGGTTTGATCAACGATAGGAACACCAAGTCGGTAACTTTGATGGCCAGTGCTGAAGGTGGCGTCGAAATTGAAGAAGTGGCAAAAGTATCGCCGGAGAAAATTATTAAAATGGCAATTGATCCGTCGATGGGATTAATGCCGTGGCAGGCACGAAAAGTTGCATTGCAGTTATTTGGCGATCCAAAAGAGATTAGACAGTGCGCCAATATTCTGGTAAAACTTTACCAGCTTTATATTGATACCGACTCGTCGTTAGCCGAGATCAATCCACTGGTTCTTACACCCGACAAACAAGTTTTAGCTATCGACGGGAAAATGAATTTTGATGACAATGCGTTGTATCGTCAGAACGAAATTCTGAATATGCGGGAGGCCGATAAAGAAGAGCTAAAAGAGATTGAAGCCAATGCAAAAGGTCTTTCGTACATTAAACTCGATGGAAATATCGGTTGTATGGTAAACGGCGCCGGTTTGGCCATGGCTACCATGGATATGATAAAATTGTATGGCGGCGAACCTGCTAACTTCCTTGATATTGGCGGATCATCGAATCCGCAAAAGGTAGTGGATGCCATGAATATCCTGCTGAGCGATCAAAATGTAAATTCGGTAATGATCAACATTTTTGGGGGTATTACCCGTTGCGATGATGTAGCACGAGGTTTAGTAACAGCACTCGACCAGATAAAAACTGATGTGCCCATCGTAATCCGTTTGTCGGGAACCAATGCCAAAGAAGGCCTTGAGATTATCGAGCAAACAGGATTGCCGGTAGTGAAAACTATGCGCGAAGCGGCTCAGAAAGCAATTGAGTTAAGTAAATAG